In Zingiber officinale cultivar Zhangliang chromosome 1A, Zo_v1.1, whole genome shotgun sequence, a genomic segment contains:
- the LOC122026666 gene encoding auxin response factor 7-like isoform X2: protein MALPPSNSSSAVLGSGTYGDVLYPELWKACAGPLVTLPREGERVYYFPQGHMEQLEASTNQGHDQQMPLFDLPSKILCKVVHVQLQAEADTDEVFAQITLLPEADQSEVTCPDPQLPEPERCNVRSFCKVLTASDTSTHGGFSVLKRHADECLPLLDMSQNPPWQELVAKDLHGNDWHFRHIFRGQPRRHLLTTGWSVFVSSKRLVAGDAFIFLRGENDELRVGVRRLMRQINNLPSSVISSHSMHVGVLATASHAITSGTLFSVFYKPRTSRSEFIVSVNKYLEAKNNKFSVGMRFKMSFEGDEAPERRFSGTIIGVDKPSSCRWTDSEWRSLKVQWDEPSSIPKPDRVSPWELEPLLTTTPTSQLVVRNKRPRLPASSVLTTDATPTFGSHRGKEIYAPSCQSPLFTLTTKPGSIVLNANNGPSAGNSPMYWTKIQNQIDSCLTGINDGQSERKMESSSGCRLFGVQLVESWGAEEISVPTAFSCLREEQPVTSLDVDSDQQSQPSNFNQSETNALSSELEKPCVRLIQESQNRQLRSCTKVHMQGMAVGRAVDLTRLYGYDDLLLKLEEMFNIKGELSSQIKKWEVVYTDDEDDMMMVGDDPWQTLPDILSVTFQSRESNLNFKVNRVHLSFHQLISPLFLASPFMDKFQVG, encoded by the exons ATGGCTTTGCCGCCATCAAATAGTTCATCCGCTGTACTTGGATCAG GTACTTATGGCGATGTCTTGTACCCAGAACTTTGGAAAGCATGTGCAGGACCATTAGTCACTCTACCCCGTGAAGGTGAAAGGGTTTATTACTTTCCACAAGGCCACATGGAGCAG cTTGAAGCATCGACAAATCAAGGGCATGATCAACAGATGCCCTTGTTTGATCTGCCATCAAAGATCCTATGCAAAGTAGTCCATGTGCAGCTTCAG GCTGAAGCAGATACAGATGAAGTTTTTGCTCAGATAACATTGCTACCTGAAGCTGAT CAAAGCGAGGTTACTTGTCCAGATCCACAACTACCAGAACCTGAAAGGTGCAATGTCCGCTCATTTTGTAAGGTTCTGACTGCATCAGACACAAGTACACACGGTGGTTTCTCAGTTCTAAAGAGGCATGCAGATGAGTGTCTGCCTCTGCTG GATATGTCCCAGAACCCACCTTGGCAAGAATTGGTTGCTAAAGATCTTCATGGAAATGATTGGCATTTCCGTCACATTTTTCGAG GGCAACCTAGGCGCCATCTTCTCACAACTGGTTGGAGTGTTTTCGTGAGCTCAAAAAGATTAGTAGCTggtgatgcatttatattcttaag AGGTGAGAATGATGAACTTCGAGTCGGTGTGAGACGGCTCATGAGACAAATAAATAACTTGCCGTCATCTGTCATATCCAGTCATAGTATGCATGTTGGAGTATTGGCTACTGCATCTCATGCTATTACTAGTGGGACTCTGTTTTCTGTTTTTTACAAGCCAAG AACAAGCCGATCAGAGTTCATCGTAAGTGTAAACAAATATCTTGAAGCCAAAAATAACAAATTTTCTGTTGGGATGAGATTTAAGATGAGTTTTGAGGGTGATGAAGCTCCAGAAAGGAG GTTTAGTGGAACTATCATTGGTGTAGATAAGCCGTCATCATGTCGATGGACAGATTCAGAATGGAGATCCCTAAAG GTTCAATGGGATGAACCTTCATCTATTCCAAAGCCAGATAGAGTTTCACCATGGGAATTAGAACCACTTCTTACAACTACTCCGACATCTCAACTGGTGGTCAGAAACAAACGACCCCGACTGCCGGCTTCATCTGTTCTTACAACTGATGCTACTCCAACATTTG GGTCGCACAGAGGAAAAGAGATATATGCACCTTCCTGTCAATCACCTTTGTTCACATTGACAACAAAGCCTGGGTCAATTGTGCTGAATGCAAACAATGGGCCATCAGCTGGTAACAGCCCCATGTACTGGACGAAGATACAAAATCAAATTGATTCCTGTCTGACAGGTATTAATGATGGACAAAGTGAAAGAAAGATGGAAAGTAGTTCAGGCTGTAGGCTGTTTGGGGTCCAGCTAGTTGAGAGCTGGGGAGCCGAAGAAATCTCTGTACCCACTGCCTTCTCTTGTCTGAGAGAGGAACAGCCTGTGACATCTTTGGATGTTGATTCAGATCAACAATCTCaaccatccaactttaaccagtctGAGACAAATGCACTCAGCAGTGAGCTTGAGAAGCCATGCGTGAGGTTAATTCAAGAATCTCAAAATCGACAATTAAGAAGCTGCACTAAG GTTCACATGCAAGGAATGGCAGTTGGGAGAGCAGTAGATTTGACTAGATTATATGGATATGATGATCTTCTTCTGAAGCTGGAAGAGATGTTCAATATTAAGGGAGAGCTCTCCAGCCAAATAAAGAAGTGGGAGGTTGTCTACACTGACGATGAAGATGACATGATGATGGTTGGCGATGATCCGTGGCA GACTCTACCGGATATTCTTTCTGTAACATTCCAATCAAGGGAGTCGAACTTAAACTTCAAAGTGAATAGGGTACATTTATCCTTTCACCAATTAATATCTCCCTTATTTTTGGCATCGCCCTTCATGGATAAATTCCAAGTAGGTTGA
- the LOC122026666 gene encoding auxin response factor 7-like isoform X1, with product MALPPSNSSSAVLGSGTYGDVLYPELWKACAGPLVTLPREGERVYYFPQGHMEQLEASTNQGHDQQMPLFDLPSKILCKVVHVQLQAEADTDEVFAQITLLPEADQSEVTCPDPQLPEPERCNVRSFCKVLTASDTSTHGGFSVLKRHADECLPLLDMSQNPPWQELVAKDLHGNDWHFRHIFRGQPRRHLLTTGWSVFVSSKRLVAGDAFIFLRGENDELRVGVRRLMRQINNLPSSVISSHSMHVGVLATASHAITSGTLFSVFYKPRTSRSEFIVSVNKYLEAKNNKFSVGMRFKMSFEGDEAPERRFSGTIIGVDKPSSCRWTDSEWRSLKVQWDEPSSIPKPDRVSPWELEPLLTTTPTSQLVVRNKRPRLPASSVLTTDATPTFGSHRGKEIYAPSCQSPLFTLTTKPGSIVLNANNGPSAGNSPMYWTKIQNQIDSCLTGINDGQSERKMESSSGCRLFGVQLVESWGAEEISVPTAFSCLREEQPVTSLDVDSDQQSQPSNFNQSETNALSSELEKPCVRLIQESQNRQLRSCTKVHMQGMAVGRAVDLTRLYGYDDLLLKLEEMFNIKGELSSQIKKWEVVYTDDEDDMMMVGDDPWHEFCSMVRKINIYSCEEAKRLTPKSRLPAISEVIKPASKNSLLDSETTDNKLEDKMPASH from the exons ATGGCTTTGCCGCCATCAAATAGTTCATCCGCTGTACTTGGATCAG GTACTTATGGCGATGTCTTGTACCCAGAACTTTGGAAAGCATGTGCAGGACCATTAGTCACTCTACCCCGTGAAGGTGAAAGGGTTTATTACTTTCCACAAGGCCACATGGAGCAG cTTGAAGCATCGACAAATCAAGGGCATGATCAACAGATGCCCTTGTTTGATCTGCCATCAAAGATCCTATGCAAAGTAGTCCATGTGCAGCTTCAG GCTGAAGCAGATACAGATGAAGTTTTTGCTCAGATAACATTGCTACCTGAAGCTGAT CAAAGCGAGGTTACTTGTCCAGATCCACAACTACCAGAACCTGAAAGGTGCAATGTCCGCTCATTTTGTAAGGTTCTGACTGCATCAGACACAAGTACACACGGTGGTTTCTCAGTTCTAAAGAGGCATGCAGATGAGTGTCTGCCTCTGCTG GATATGTCCCAGAACCCACCTTGGCAAGAATTGGTTGCTAAAGATCTTCATGGAAATGATTGGCATTTCCGTCACATTTTTCGAG GGCAACCTAGGCGCCATCTTCTCACAACTGGTTGGAGTGTTTTCGTGAGCTCAAAAAGATTAGTAGCTggtgatgcatttatattcttaag AGGTGAGAATGATGAACTTCGAGTCGGTGTGAGACGGCTCATGAGACAAATAAATAACTTGCCGTCATCTGTCATATCCAGTCATAGTATGCATGTTGGAGTATTGGCTACTGCATCTCATGCTATTACTAGTGGGACTCTGTTTTCTGTTTTTTACAAGCCAAG AACAAGCCGATCAGAGTTCATCGTAAGTGTAAACAAATATCTTGAAGCCAAAAATAACAAATTTTCTGTTGGGATGAGATTTAAGATGAGTTTTGAGGGTGATGAAGCTCCAGAAAGGAG GTTTAGTGGAACTATCATTGGTGTAGATAAGCCGTCATCATGTCGATGGACAGATTCAGAATGGAGATCCCTAAAG GTTCAATGGGATGAACCTTCATCTATTCCAAAGCCAGATAGAGTTTCACCATGGGAATTAGAACCACTTCTTACAACTACTCCGACATCTCAACTGGTGGTCAGAAACAAACGACCCCGACTGCCGGCTTCATCTGTTCTTACAACTGATGCTACTCCAACATTTG GGTCGCACAGAGGAAAAGAGATATATGCACCTTCCTGTCAATCACCTTTGTTCACATTGACAACAAAGCCTGGGTCAATTGTGCTGAATGCAAACAATGGGCCATCAGCTGGTAACAGCCCCATGTACTGGACGAAGATACAAAATCAAATTGATTCCTGTCTGACAGGTATTAATGATGGACAAAGTGAAAGAAAGATGGAAAGTAGTTCAGGCTGTAGGCTGTTTGGGGTCCAGCTAGTTGAGAGCTGGGGAGCCGAAGAAATCTCTGTACCCACTGCCTTCTCTTGTCTGAGAGAGGAACAGCCTGTGACATCTTTGGATGTTGATTCAGATCAACAATCTCaaccatccaactttaaccagtctGAGACAAATGCACTCAGCAGTGAGCTTGAGAAGCCATGCGTGAGGTTAATTCAAGAATCTCAAAATCGACAATTAAGAAGCTGCACTAAG GTTCACATGCAAGGAATGGCAGTTGGGAGAGCAGTAGATTTGACTAGATTATATGGATATGATGATCTTCTTCTGAAGCTGGAAGAGATGTTCAATATTAAGGGAGAGCTCTCCAGCCAAATAAAGAAGTGGGAGGTTGTCTACACTGACGATGAAGATGACATGATGATGGTTGGCGATGATCCGTGGCA TGAGTTCTGCAGCATGgtcagaaaaataaatatttactcgTGTGAGGAGGCCAAAAGGTTGACCCCCAAGTCAAGGCTTCCTGCTATAAGTGAGGTGATTAAGCCTGCATCCAAGAACTCCTTGCTGGACTCAGAAACCACTGATAACAAGCTGGAAGATAAAATGCCGGCTTCTCACTAG
- the LOC122026666 gene encoding auxin response factor 7-like isoform X3 yields the protein MALPPSNSSSAVLGSGTYGDVLYPELWKACAGPLVTLPREGERVYYFPQGHMEQLEASTNQGHDQQMPLFDLPSKILCKVVHVQLQAEADTDEVFAQITLLPEADQSEVTCPDPQLPEPERCNVRSFCKVLTASDTSTHGGFSVLKRHADECLPLLDMSQNPPWQELVAKDLHGNDWHFRHIFRGQPRRHLLTTGWSVFVSSKRLVAGDAFIFLRGENDELRVGVRRLMRQINNLPSSVISSHSMHVGVLATASHAITSGTLFSVFYKPRTSRSEFIVSVNKYLEAKNNKFSVGMRFKMSFEGDEAPERRFSGTIIGVDKPSSCRWTDSEWRSLKVQWDEPSSIPKPDRVSPWELEPLLTTTPTSQLVVRNKRPRLPASSVLTTDATPTFGSHRGKEIYAPSCQSPLFTLTTKPGSIVLNANNGPSAGNSPMYWTKIQNQIDSCLTGINDGQSERKMESSSGCRLFGVQLVESWGAEEISVPTAFSCLREEQPVTSLDVDSDQQSQPSNFNQSETNALSSELEKPCVRLIQESQNRQLRSCTKVHMQGMAVGRAVDLTRLYGYDDLLLKLEEMFNIKGELSSQIKKWEVVYTDDEDDMMMVGDDPWQ from the exons ATGGCTTTGCCGCCATCAAATAGTTCATCCGCTGTACTTGGATCAG GTACTTATGGCGATGTCTTGTACCCAGAACTTTGGAAAGCATGTGCAGGACCATTAGTCACTCTACCCCGTGAAGGTGAAAGGGTTTATTACTTTCCACAAGGCCACATGGAGCAG cTTGAAGCATCGACAAATCAAGGGCATGATCAACAGATGCCCTTGTTTGATCTGCCATCAAAGATCCTATGCAAAGTAGTCCATGTGCAGCTTCAG GCTGAAGCAGATACAGATGAAGTTTTTGCTCAGATAACATTGCTACCTGAAGCTGAT CAAAGCGAGGTTACTTGTCCAGATCCACAACTACCAGAACCTGAAAGGTGCAATGTCCGCTCATTTTGTAAGGTTCTGACTGCATCAGACACAAGTACACACGGTGGTTTCTCAGTTCTAAAGAGGCATGCAGATGAGTGTCTGCCTCTGCTG GATATGTCCCAGAACCCACCTTGGCAAGAATTGGTTGCTAAAGATCTTCATGGAAATGATTGGCATTTCCGTCACATTTTTCGAG GGCAACCTAGGCGCCATCTTCTCACAACTGGTTGGAGTGTTTTCGTGAGCTCAAAAAGATTAGTAGCTggtgatgcatttatattcttaag AGGTGAGAATGATGAACTTCGAGTCGGTGTGAGACGGCTCATGAGACAAATAAATAACTTGCCGTCATCTGTCATATCCAGTCATAGTATGCATGTTGGAGTATTGGCTACTGCATCTCATGCTATTACTAGTGGGACTCTGTTTTCTGTTTTTTACAAGCCAAG AACAAGCCGATCAGAGTTCATCGTAAGTGTAAACAAATATCTTGAAGCCAAAAATAACAAATTTTCTGTTGGGATGAGATTTAAGATGAGTTTTGAGGGTGATGAAGCTCCAGAAAGGAG GTTTAGTGGAACTATCATTGGTGTAGATAAGCCGTCATCATGTCGATGGACAGATTCAGAATGGAGATCCCTAAAG GTTCAATGGGATGAACCTTCATCTATTCCAAAGCCAGATAGAGTTTCACCATGGGAATTAGAACCACTTCTTACAACTACTCCGACATCTCAACTGGTGGTCAGAAACAAACGACCCCGACTGCCGGCTTCATCTGTTCTTACAACTGATGCTACTCCAACATTTG GGTCGCACAGAGGAAAAGAGATATATGCACCTTCCTGTCAATCACCTTTGTTCACATTGACAACAAAGCCTGGGTCAATTGTGCTGAATGCAAACAATGGGCCATCAGCTGGTAACAGCCCCATGTACTGGACGAAGATACAAAATCAAATTGATTCCTGTCTGACAGGTATTAATGATGGACAAAGTGAAAGAAAGATGGAAAGTAGTTCAGGCTGTAGGCTGTTTGGGGTCCAGCTAGTTGAGAGCTGGGGAGCCGAAGAAATCTCTGTACCCACTGCCTTCTCTTGTCTGAGAGAGGAACAGCCTGTGACATCTTTGGATGTTGATTCAGATCAACAATCTCaaccatccaactttaaccagtctGAGACAAATGCACTCAGCAGTGAGCTTGAGAAGCCATGCGTGAGGTTAATTCAAGAATCTCAAAATCGACAATTAAGAAGCTGCACTAAG GTTCACATGCAAGGAATGGCAGTTGGGAGAGCAGTAGATTTGACTAGATTATATGGATATGATGATCTTCTTCTGAAGCTGGAAGAGATGTTCAATATTAAGGGAGAGCTCTCCAGCCAAATAAAGAAGTGGGAGGTTGTCTACACTGACGATGAAGATGACATGATGATGGTTGGCGATGATCCGTGGCAGTAA